In one Candidatus Nitronereus thalassa genomic region, the following are encoded:
- a CDS encoding DEAD/DEAH box helicase, with the protein MNKHDITHHQSTLSPKDASPGFSTLGLESPLLTTLGTLGYEEPTPIQQEAIPPLLAKRDLIGRAATGTGKTAAFTLPLLQRLAHSTRQKNPFALILVPTRELAIQVSEAVHRYGKAQGIGILAIYGGQAIRPQLVALKRGVDVVVATPGRALDHIRRKTLQLKDLQIVVLDEADEMLNMGFAEDLDAILQQTPKTRQTALFSATMPPRIASIARRHLQDPVEIQIIKEPIKAGVAPRVNQIGYLVTRPHKVAALARILDMATPKSTLVFCRTRLEVDELTSALNTRGYRSEGLHGGLNQAQRDRVMASFRSGKTELLVATDVAARGLDISHVSHVMNYDVPSSPEAYVHRIGRTGRAGRTGEAITLVEPREQWLLKNIERLTKSKIEMATLPTVADLQAKRLTGIGTSIQEILTANKFEQFRNVVNTLIEKFDPVDVAAAAIQLAYGSKSGERKEEEIPVIRGHEMEKSRRPQGSKQAPQERSRGAKIRGETGRPAGPRDRGGPSIKMATLSFSAGRNAGIGPRDLVGAIANEAGLPSKMIGPIKIDDQFSLVKVPAELARDIMKAIGRTRLKGKKVSIRLERD; encoded by the coding sequence ATGAATAAGCACGACATCACCCACCATCAAAGCACGCTATCCCCAAAGGACGCATCTCCTGGCTTCAGCACACTTGGACTCGAGTCCCCATTGTTAACCACACTGGGTACGTTAGGCTATGAAGAGCCCACGCCAATCCAACAAGAAGCAATTCCTCCCTTATTGGCCAAACGTGATCTTATCGGACGGGCCGCAACAGGAACCGGCAAGACGGCTGCCTTTACGCTACCACTGCTGCAACGCCTCGCACATTCGACACGGCAAAAAAATCCGTTTGCCCTCATTCTCGTACCAACCCGCGAACTGGCCATCCAAGTCAGCGAGGCTGTCCATCGTTATGGGAAGGCACAAGGAATTGGGATCCTTGCAATTTATGGTGGCCAGGCGATCCGCCCCCAACTCGTCGCACTGAAACGTGGCGTCGATGTCGTAGTGGCCACGCCAGGGCGTGCACTGGATCATATCCGCCGCAAGACCCTTCAGCTGAAGGATCTACAAATCGTGGTCCTCGACGAGGCGGATGAGATGCTCAATATGGGATTCGCGGAGGATCTGGATGCCATACTTCAGCAAACTCCCAAGACCAGGCAGACCGCCTTGTTTTCAGCGACCATGCCCCCACGGATTGCCTCCATCGCACGCCGACATTTGCAAGACCCGGTGGAAATCCAAATTATCAAAGAACCCATCAAAGCTGGAGTAGCGCCTCGCGTGAACCAAATAGGATACCTTGTGACCAGACCTCACAAAGTGGCGGCTCTGGCTCGTATCCTGGATATGGCCACCCCAAAATCGACACTCGTATTCTGTCGAACTCGCCTGGAAGTCGATGAGTTGACCTCTGCGCTCAACACCCGCGGTTACCGAAGTGAAGGCCTGCATGGCGGCCTCAACCAGGCCCAACGCGATCGCGTCATGGCCTCATTCCGGTCAGGCAAGACCGAATTATTGGTGGCCACGGACGTCGCCGCCCGAGGGCTGGATATCTCTCACGTCTCGCATGTCATGAATTACGATGTGCCATCGTCTCCTGAAGCTTACGTCCATCGTATTGGACGGACTGGCCGCGCCGGACGCACGGGTGAGGCCATCACGCTCGTCGAACCACGCGAACAATGGCTGCTGAAAAACATCGAACGACTCACGAAATCTAAAATCGAAATGGCCACGCTTCCCACCGTCGCCGATCTCCAAGCCAAGCGACTGACAGGCATAGGAACTTCTATTCAAGAAATCTTAACGGCCAACAAGTTTGAACAGTTTAGAAACGTCGTCAACACGCTTATTGAAAAATTTGACCCTGTCGATGTGGCAGCGGCTGCAATTCAACTCGCGTATGGATCGAAATCGGGAGAACGCAAGGAAGAAGAAATTCCTGTCATTCGGGGCCACGAAATGGAAAAGTCTCGGAGACCTCAAGGATCAAAACAGGCACCACAGGAAAGATCGCGCGGGGCAAAAATACGAGGTGAGACTGGCAGACCAGCTGGCCCTCGCGATCGTGGTGGACCTAGCATAAAAATGGCAACTCTAAGTTTCAGTGCTGGAAGAAATGCGGGCATCGGCCCAAGGGATCTCGTCGGTGCGATTGCGAATGAAGCCGGGCTGCCATCGAAAATGATCGGGCCTATTAAAATAGACGATCAATTCTCGCTTGTGAAAGTTCCGGCAGAACTAGCGAGAGACATTATGAAAGCGATTGGGAGGACGAGGTTGAAAGGGAAGAAGGTAAGTATTCGGCTGGAGAGGGACTAG
- a CDS encoding FAD-binding protein has translation MGLFKKKSAAEKQRKAEIKKAKKDARADKKDARQDSREVKKTARKDAKAEKKDLRQETKAVKKDARQDKREGLKDVRQSDLTGKAKRDAKKDVRKGKKDTVKVAKQEKKDKRHDIRNEKKDRVQDAKVEKKETIQQIRERKRAILKNLRVPKALDRKWNSYLKFQHVDALEIYKPNTLSHLQTICRIATDNGLKVRAIGSGHSFSEIGVTEDIFVETKNLNKMLPMNNTRKNKLKNNVRRRRMAELQVGRTIIEISKELEKSGEALINQGTYDGQTFWGAVSTSTHGSGLKRGPFPAMILSLVLVGEGGRTYRIEPRDGITEARNWRENGIDELIQNDDVFNSVICSFGCMGIVYSAVISTREFYWMNEWTYISTWSAFKESFSRYSDMRAFVERWDTISLLIGPTKAKSGGKDGVSFKGENPMAMNLRLETNETRTIGGTFMDSLTKFFERIGVIDWIKAPAEGRGFTVADIFPGDAWIAKKGVRASGKIGWMGEEIKPKETPIKRRNKCYKIFPKGGKLFGGYGLEVAFPIERTIEIMDRIIELAEENKSNKLFHTAPVAVRFVAPTTAYASPQYADPNDNVSAFDQGTVMFEVLMAKGTEGGMQALQLIEEAMLDERDVRVHWGLHFDRINSRNTNFERMYPKWPQFRATFQRFNRQGTFKNVFTDRIGLR, from the coding sequence ATGGGGCTTTTTAAGAAAAAATCCGCAGCTGAGAAACAACGTAAAGCAGAAATAAAAAAGGCCAAGAAAGATGCTCGCGCCGACAAAAAAGACGCTCGCCAAGATTCCAGGGAGGTAAAGAAAACCGCCCGCAAAGACGCAAAAGCAGAAAAAAAAGACCTACGCCAGGAAACCAAGGCCGTGAAGAAGGATGCGCGACAAGATAAACGTGAGGGGCTAAAGGATGTTCGCCAATCCGATCTAACCGGCAAGGCCAAGCGGGATGCGAAAAAAGATGTTCGCAAGGGAAAAAAGGATACGGTTAAAGTTGCGAAACAAGAGAAGAAAGATAAGAGGCATGATATTCGGAACGAGAAAAAGGATCGTGTGCAGGATGCCAAGGTGGAGAAGAAGGAGACAATTCAGCAGATCCGCGAGAGAAAGCGTGCGATCCTCAAAAACCTACGGGTACCGAAGGCATTGGATCGAAAATGGAATAGCTACCTGAAATTTCAGCATGTGGATGCCTTGGAAATTTACAAGCCGAATACCCTGAGTCATTTGCAAACCATCTGCCGAATTGCGACCGACAATGGGTTAAAAGTACGCGCCATCGGCTCCGGCCATTCTTTTTCTGAAATCGGCGTCACGGAGGATATTTTTGTGGAGACGAAAAATCTCAACAAAATGTTGCCGATGAACAATACCCGCAAAAATAAACTCAAAAACAATGTCCGGCGGCGGCGAATGGCAGAATTACAAGTTGGGCGCACGATCATTGAAATTTCCAAAGAGTTGGAGAAGTCCGGTGAGGCCTTGATAAATCAAGGCACCTACGATGGACAAACCTTTTGGGGCGCAGTGTCGACTTCTACGCATGGATCAGGCCTCAAGCGAGGGCCGTTCCCAGCCATGATACTCAGCCTAGTATTGGTAGGCGAGGGTGGACGGACGTACCGCATTGAACCTCGGGATGGGATTACCGAGGCGCGCAATTGGCGTGAAAACGGCATTGATGAGCTCATTCAAAATGATGATGTGTTCAATTCAGTCATTTGTTCGTTTGGCTGTATGGGAATTGTCTATTCCGCCGTCATCTCGACTCGTGAATTCTATTGGATGAATGAGTGGACCTATATTTCCACCTGGTCAGCCTTTAAAGAAAGTTTTTCTCGCTATTCTGACATGCGAGCCTTTGTTGAACGCTGGGACACCATTTCACTCTTGATTGGCCCGACCAAAGCCAAATCGGGCGGCAAAGATGGCGTAAGTTTCAAGGGTGAAAACCCCATGGCCATGAACCTGCGATTGGAAACCAACGAGACCCGCACCATTGGCGGAACATTCATGGATAGTTTGACCAAGTTTTTCGAGCGAATTGGGGTCATCGACTGGATCAAGGCTCCAGCAGAAGGCCGAGGCTTTACAGTGGCGGATATCTTTCCCGGTGATGCTTGGATTGCGAAGAAAGGCGTTCGTGCTTCCGGCAAGATCGGCTGGATGGGTGAAGAGATCAAGCCTAAAGAAACACCCATAAAGCGGCGCAATAAATGCTACAAGATTTTCCCCAAAGGCGGAAAATTGTTTGGGGGCTATGGGTTGGAGGTCGCCTTTCCCATTGAACGCACCATCGAAATCATGGATCGGATTATCGAGTTGGCCGAAGAGAATAAATCCAACAAGTTATTCCACACTGCGCCGGTGGCAGTCCGTTTCGTCGCACCGACGACGGCCTATGCCTCGCCCCAATATGCAGATCCGAACGACAATGTGTCAGCATTTGACCAAGGCACGGTCATGTTCGAAGTTCTGATGGCCAAAGGGACGGAAGGCGGCATGCAAGCCTTGCAATTGATTGAGGAAGCGATGCTAGATGAGCGCGATGTCCGTGTGCATTGGGGGCTTCATTTTGATCGAATCAACAGCCGCAATACGAATTTTGAGCGGATGTATCCCAAATGGCCCCAATTCCGCGCAACGTTCCAACGATTCAATCGCCAAGGCACGTTTAAGAATGTCTTTACCGATCGAATCGGCTTGCGCTGA
- a CDS encoding ester cyclase has translation MGNLSSNQQVMVDVFQQHMNAEMDGDLEATMATMTDAPHLHNIPVKMGGVGREGVRQFYANHLIGKFFPPDVEFINVSTTIGEEQLVEENVIKFTHTMPIDWMLPGVPPTGRRVEVAVVVIVKFENGKVAHEHIYWDQASVLVQLGLLDPSGLPVSSSDSAQKLLDPKLSAREM, from the coding sequence ATGGGTAACCTATCCTCAAATCAGCAAGTGATGGTGGATGTCTTTCAGCAACATATGAATGCTGAAATGGACGGCGATCTCGAAGCTACTATGGCCACGATGACGGACGCCCCTCATCTCCATAACATACCCGTGAAGATGGGTGGCGTAGGCCGGGAAGGAGTGCGTCAATTTTATGCCAACCACCTGATTGGAAAATTCTTTCCGCCCGATGTCGAATTCATCAACGTGTCAACTACCATTGGGGAAGAGCAACTGGTGGAAGAAAACGTGATCAAGTTTACGCACACCATGCCAATCGATTGGATGCTTCCAGGAGTCCCTCCCACTGGCCGACGTGTGGAAGTCGCGGTGGTAGTGATCGTCAAATTTGAAAATGGCAAAGTCGCCCACGAACATATCTATTGGGATCAAGCCTCCGTACTTGTGCAACTCGGCCTCCTAGACCCATCCGGCCTACCAGTAAGCAGCAGCGACAGTGCACAAAAGCTCCTCGACCCAAAGCTCTCAGCACGAGAAATGTAA
- a CDS encoding peptidylprolyl isomerase gives MALLIGEKSVVSMHYKLMDEAGKVLDSSEGGEPLAYLHGAGNIVSGLEKALVGKSAGDSLTVKVAPAEGYGEVDPNGIKVIERAAFEGVDVVEAGMAFEAKAPDGTAQHIVVTKVEGDEVTIDLNHPLAGVTLNFDIQIVNVREATQEELDHGHTHEGGHAH, from the coding sequence ATGGCGTTACTTATTGGCGAAAAATCGGTCGTTAGCATGCATTATAAGCTCATGGATGAAGCAGGAAAGGTATTGGATAGTTCAGAGGGTGGGGAGCCGTTGGCGTATCTACACGGAGCGGGGAATATCGTCTCAGGATTGGAAAAAGCCCTAGTGGGGAAAAGTGCCGGAGATTCTCTGACCGTGAAAGTGGCGCCTGCAGAGGGCTATGGAGAGGTTGACCCCAATGGCATAAAGGTCATCGAACGTGCAGCATTCGAAGGTGTCGATGTCGTGGAAGCAGGGATGGCATTCGAAGCCAAGGCTCCGGATGGGACTGCCCAGCACATTGTCGTAACCAAAGTCGAGGGTGACGAAGTCACCATCGATCTAAACCATCCCTTAGCTGGCGTGACGTTAAATTTTGACATCCAAATTGTCAATGTCCGGGAAGCTACTCAAGAAGAACTCGACCACGGCCATACTCACGAAGGCGGTCATGCGCATTAG
- the sucD gene encoding succinate--CoA ligase subunit alpha, whose product MSILVNKSTKVVVQGITGKEGSFHATQCKAYGTQIVAGVTPGKAGQEVEGIPVFNTVREAVKKTEATTSLIFVPPPFAADAILEAADAGIWLVVCITEGIPVNEMVRVKRALQSTQTRFIGPNCPGIITADECKIGIMPGFIHKKGKVGVISRSGTLTYEAVNQLTNLGLGETTCVGIGGDPIIGTGYIDLLQMFEQDDETEAVVMIGEIGGDAEEKAASFIKKEMTKPVIGFIAGITAPPGRRMGHAGAIITGGKGTAKEKMAALESAGVRVVKNPAEIGETVKEALG is encoded by the coding sequence ATGAGTATCTTAGTGAATAAATCAACGAAAGTCGTGGTCCAGGGTATTACTGGAAAAGAAGGTTCCTTTCATGCCACGCAGTGTAAGGCCTATGGAACACAGATTGTGGCAGGGGTGACTCCTGGAAAAGCGGGGCAAGAAGTTGAGGGCATTCCGGTATTTAACACCGTTCGCGAAGCTGTTAAAAAGACCGAAGCCACCACGTCGTTGATTTTTGTACCGCCTCCCTTCGCGGCAGATGCCATTCTCGAAGCTGCAGATGCGGGCATTTGGTTAGTGGTCTGTATCACCGAAGGCATTCCGGTCAATGAAATGGTGCGTGTGAAACGTGCGCTCCAGAGCACCCAGACCCGGTTCATCGGCCCCAATTGTCCAGGGATCATTACAGCAGACGAATGTAAAATCGGTATCATGCCGGGCTTCATTCATAAAAAAGGCAAAGTGGGGGTGATCTCCCGTAGCGGTACCCTTACCTATGAAGCCGTCAACCAACTCACGAATTTGGGGCTTGGCGAAACGACGTGTGTCGGCATTGGCGGCGATCCCATCATTGGAACCGGATACATTGATCTGCTTCAAATGTTCGAGCAAGACGACGAGACCGAAGCGGTCGTCATGATCGGCGAGATCGGTGGTGATGCTGAAGAAAAAGCCGCGTCCTTTATCAAAAAAGAAATGACCAAACCGGTTATCGGTTTTATCGCGGGGATCACGGCTCCTCCTGGGCGACGCATGGGCCATGCTGGAGCCATCATCACTGGCGGAAAAGGCACTGCCAAAGAAAAAATGGCCGCCTTGGAATCTGCTGGGGTTCGAGTGGTCAAAAATCCAGCGGAAATTGGCGAGACAGTCAAAGAAGCTTTGGGTTGA
- the sucC gene encoding ADP-forming succinate--CoA ligase subunit beta, which produces MNIHEFQAKQLFAQFGVPVPKGKEIKSARAAEKWAAALDTPVYVVKAQIHAGGRGKAGGVKITKNRDEVPGLAQELMGKTLVTHQTGPKGRKVRRLLIEEGAGIDKELYLSLLVDRDTGRPVFIASTEGGMEIEEVAEKTPEKVIRETIDPAVGFQAYNGRNLAFALGLPAIEKAVVNPFIQMLGNLYRLFMEKNASMVEINPLVITTEKTLIALDGKVSFDDCALFKHTDIQALRDLHEEEPMEIEAGKHNLNYVKLDGDIGCMVNGAGLAMATMDVIKLAGAEPANFLDVGGGATKETVAAGFRILLKDKKVKGIFINIFGGIVRCERIANGVIEASKEVGIKLPVVVRLQGTNAEEGRKLLLESGLKVDVATDLWEAAQKIVAMKGKKKKG; this is translated from the coding sequence ATGAACATTCACGAATTTCAAGCGAAACAGTTATTTGCTCAATTTGGAGTGCCTGTGCCCAAGGGCAAAGAAATTAAAAGTGCCCGGGCTGCCGAAAAATGGGCGGCGGCGCTTGACACCCCAGTGTATGTGGTCAAAGCGCAAATCCATGCAGGAGGACGAGGCAAAGCTGGTGGCGTGAAGATCACAAAAAATCGTGACGAGGTTCCGGGGTTGGCGCAAGAGCTCATGGGAAAAACCCTCGTGACGCATCAAACGGGTCCAAAGGGCAGAAAAGTTCGCCGATTGCTCATTGAAGAAGGCGCAGGAATCGACAAGGAACTCTACCTTAGTTTACTCGTCGATCGGGATACTGGGCGTCCGGTCTTCATTGCTAGTACCGAAGGTGGAATGGAGATCGAAGAAGTGGCGGAAAAGACCCCGGAAAAAGTCATCAGGGAAACCATTGATCCGGCCGTTGGGTTTCAAGCCTACAACGGGCGCAATCTGGCCTTTGCCCTAGGCTTGCCTGCGATTGAAAAGGCGGTGGTCAATCCGTTCATTCAAATGCTGGGGAATTTGTATCGCTTGTTTATGGAAAAGAACGCGTCCATGGTGGAGATTAATCCGCTGGTCATTACCACGGAAAAAACGCTGATTGCCTTGGATGGCAAAGTTTCTTTCGATGATTGCGCGTTGTTCAAACATACGGATATCCAGGCCCTCCGCGATTTGCACGAGGAAGAGCCGATGGAAATTGAAGCAGGAAAGCATAATCTCAACTACGTGAAACTCGACGGGGATATCGGCTGTATGGTGAATGGCGCAGGGCTCGCTATGGCGACAATGGATGTCATTAAGCTAGCCGGTGCCGAACCCGCGAATTTCTTAGATGTTGGCGGCGGAGCGACGAAAGAGACCGTAGCCGCCGGATTTCGCATTCTCCTCAAGGACAAAAAAGTCAAAGGCATTTTCATCAATATCTTTGGTGGAATCGTGAGATGCGAACGTATTGCCAACGGCGTGATCGAAGCATCAAAAGAGGTCGGCATTAAATTGCCCGTGGTGGTTCGTCTCCAAGGAACCAATGCCGAGGAAGGCCGAAAGCTTCTCCTCGAGTCAGGCTTAAAGGTAGATGTGGCCACCGACCTCTGGGAAGCCGCGCAAAAGATTGTGGCCATGAAAGGCAAAAAGAAAAAGGGGTGA